In Arcobacter ellisii, a genomic segment contains:
- a CDS encoding ABC transporter permease, with protein MLTNALLIALKEIRRNLLRSFLTILGIVIGVASVIAMVMIGDGTTANVKQSISKLGTNMLTLRVGQERRGAPRDDNSAKPFTQDDIVAIKNDIQNIKAVAAENSTKMNIVYGNKSTSSSVIGTSNDYFIIKDWELLEGRTFEESELNSGKSSCIVGTTIVKQLFDAESPIGANIRLKNISCNIIGVLKSKGAAAFGNDQDEIIIVPLKMYQSKIKGNKDISSILISITEGKYIEGAKTDITLLMQERRAIKVGEADNFHIRDMEDLLSTMTSTTKMLTYLLGSIAAISLLVGGIGIMNIMLVSVTERTREIGTRLAIGAMESEVLLQFLVEAVVLSMFGGIIGIVFGMCIGYIVVNSMDLLFIINKQIIMISFFFSTLIGVVFGYFPARKAARLNPIEALRYE; from the coding sequence ATGTTAACTAATGCCTTATTAATAGCCTTAAAAGAGATTAGAAGAAATCTTTTAAGATCTTTTTTAACAATCCTTGGAATTGTAATTGGAGTTGCTTCTGTAATAGCAATGGTTATGATTGGAGATGGAACAACTGCAAATGTAAAACAAAGTATTTCTAAACTTGGAACAAATATGCTAACTTTAAGAGTAGGGCAAGAAAGACGAGGAGCTCCAAGAGATGATAATAGTGCAAAACCATTTACACAAGATGATATAGTTGCAATAAAAAATGATATTCAAAATATAAAAGCAGTTGCAGCTGAAAACTCAACAAAAATGAATATAGTTTATGGAAATAAAAGTACAAGTTCCTCTGTAATTGGTACTTCTAATGACTATTTTATTATTAAAGATTGGGAGTTACTTGAAGGAAGAACTTTTGAAGAGAGTGAGTTAAATAGTGGAAAATCTTCTTGTATTGTAGGAACAACAATAGTAAAACAGTTATTTGATGCAGAAAGTCCTATTGGAGCAAATATAAGACTTAAAAATATCTCTTGTAATATTATTGGAGTTTTAAAATCAAAAGGTGCAGCAGCTTTTGGTAATGACCAAGATGAGATTATTATTGTTCCTCTTAAAATGTATCAAAGTAAAATAAAAGGTAATAAAGATATATCTTCAATTTTAATTTCTATAACTGAAGGAAAATATATTGAAGGTGCAAAAACAGATATAACTTTATTGATGCAAGAAAGAAGAGCTATAAAAGTTGGTGAAGCTGATAATTTCCACATACGTGATATGGAAGATTTATTATCAACTATGACATCTACAACTAAAATGCTTACATATTTACTTGGTTCAATTGCAGCAATTTCTTTACTTGTTGGAGGAATTGGAATTATGAATATAATGTTAGTTTCTGTAACTGAAAGAACAAGAGAAATAGGAACTAGACTTGCTATTGGAGCAATGGAGAGTGAAGTTTTACTTCAATTTTTAGTTGAAGCAGTTGTTTTATCAATGTTTGGGGGAATTATAGGAATTGTTTTTGGGATGTGTATTGGTTACATAGTTGTTAATTCAATGGATTTATTGTTTATTATTAATAAGCAAATAATTATGATTTCATTTTTCTTTTCTACACTGATTGGAGTTGTTTTTGGATATTTTCCAGCTAGAAAAGCTGCAAGATTAAATCCAATTGAAGCTTTACGATATG